The Cygnus olor isolate bCygOlo1 chromosome 13, bCygOlo1.pri.v2, whole genome shotgun sequence DNA segment CCTGCAGCGCATCAGACATCGCGCGGGGCTGCGAGCTCCTCACCGTGCTGCTCAGGGCTCCCTGCCCGCCGCTGCCGCGCGTGCCGTTTCTGCTCAAAGTCTTGTAGCAGGGCCTCCTCCTCCGacacctcctcttcctcctccgaCATCTCCTCCTTGCTCTCTACAGCACCAGGCACTGCAGCGTCTTCAAGACCTTCTCGCACCTCAGGTTCCTTGGCTGGGTCACTGGGCTTGCCCAGCATCCAGGGATTTGCTCTGCTGGCACCCGCAGGGACGGTCACAGACGTGAGGTCCTCCTCAGGCACATCACCTGGCTCCTCCTCGGGCAGCTCCACCCGCACCTTCTGCATCAGCTCCTTGTTCCTGgccagctgctcctgcatggCCTTGCGGGCCTGGGAAAGGATTGAGACAATTCTAACACAGGCCAGAAACGACGTGTCCGCTTTCTTTGCCCCACCTCAGCtgttctccccttccccaagcTCCATCTCACCTCCAGGTCGTACTTGGCCATAATGGCCCTGGAGCGGGCCCATTTCCCCTTGTTCTGGTGCTTGAGACTCATCCGCTcctgaggcagaggaagaggaagcatCACAAAGAGCACCCCCAGCGAGGGCGAGTTCCCAAGGGATGAGGGAGAGGCAAGCGAGCAGCACCTCCATCcggagctgctccagctcctccagctttgCCAAGGCGGCCTCAGGGTCCgacttctgcagcagctcaaaCTCCTTCAAGGCCTTGCGcctcttgcttttcttcagcacGCGGTGGTACCTGCGGCACGAGGGGGCAGGCACTGAGACCTCCTGGCGCGAGCACCCAGCCTCCTCTTTAGGAAGGCAGTGCCGTTTCGGGCGGCACAGCTTCCCGGCAACGTTTCAGCTGGACGCTCGGCCTTCCTCCGCCCTTCAGCTGTCCCCACGCACCGGGCCCCAGCGCCCCGAGCCCAGCAACGTCAGAGTCTTACTTCTTGCTCTTGATCTTCTTCTCTCGCCGAGCCTTGGCTTCGTAGTAGGACTGCAGGACCCGagccttctgcagctctgctcgcCGCCGCCGGGCCTGCCAGGGAGCGCAGCGTAAGGGCAAGCGCAAAGGAAGAGGCCACCACGGCCAGCacaggagtgaaaaaaaaaaaagaatcacccacctcctccaagctcatTGCCTGCAGCGAGGCTTTCTCCTGCGGCGTCAGCAGCGGGTCCGTGATGGGCTGCTGCGTTTTGTGGAGCAGTCCGAAGATCTCCTGCTCCAGGGGAGTTCGTGGCTGTCGGTGGGACAGATCGCACAGCAAGACAGGATGAAACAAGGAGCAGTGCAGGAGCCAGCACCCCCACAGATCTCCCCATCCCTTCCGATGCTCGAGCAGGCCCATGGGAGGGCGCAAGCAAGCAGAAGTCCCAGGCCCCACAACGCCGTGTCCAGATGAACCGAGAGGGAGCTCCGGGCGGAGGAAGTGGTGCTTGTTAAGCTAGGAGCCTGGTGGGATCTGACCTTGCCCTGACCTGGGAAAGCTCTCCAGGGGTGGGAGCCTCTCCTGCCAAGCAACACGGCCCGCACGGGAACTCGGATTCAAAGCCCAAAGCATGACCGAGACTTACAGGTGGGCACTATTTGGCAACCTAAttccctcctccacctccagaGGTGGCTGAGGCCCGTGAGCAAGCACCTGGCTCAGCGCAGAGACGGGGCACCAGCAGGCTCAACCCACGCGCTGAGCGCTAAGGAGCGGGGAGGAGAAATGCACCCGAGGGGTGAGAGCCCCCACCTTCCATGCCGAAACCACTTGCTCCAGGGGGGCAACCGCCACGAGCTCCTGCTTCAGAGGGAAAACCAACTGCTCCGCTCGGCGGTTCTGCAGGACCACCGGCTGCCATTTGCCAACGTCTTTGGAGGTCTTGACGTAGGCAGCCTCCCTCACGACCTGCAGACGGGAGCGAGAAGGGAAAAGGGTGAGTAGAGAAGCTGACCTGCAGAACGAGGAAAGCCAGGCAGCCTTAGAGAGAAGTAGGCGGCACCCGGGGGCTCAATCCAGCCGCCCCTTACGGCTGGAACTTCTTCCCCCTGCTGCCCGCCACCCGCGCGGACCCGCGTACCCTCTCCCGCTCCTCCTTGCTGAGGGGCAGCTCCACGGCCTTCTTCTGCTTcgctctgctcagctccttctTCACGCTGCTCAGGGCGGACTGGGCACGgatgggctgcaggagctcagccaGGACCAGCTTCTCCCCGGCACCTACGTGAGGTCATCCCGCACATCGACACGGACACACCGCGACCGAGCCGGGCAGCGTTCCGAGCTCTGGTGCCGTTTGTTACGGGCCGCGACGCCTTCAGCCCGAACAGCCAGCGCGGCACCTCCCCGGGCGGCCTCCTCCGCCCGGCCTGGAGAATCCGACCACCTCCCGGGGGGCGAAAACCTGGggggagccccgagcccccggaGGGGCCCTCACCTTTACAGCTGACGTTGAACTCGGACGCCTGCGCGCTGGCCTCGGAGCGCTCCGCCAGCCTCCGCCTGCGGGAAAAGCGAATAAAGCAGAGGGCGGGAGGTGAGAGAGCTCCTCGAGCGCTGCCGCCGGCGGCTCCCCGTGCCGCGGCCGAGGCGGAGGAGcccggggcggcgggaggggggcgaggcggggctgggggctcaccGCTTCCGCCCGGACAGGGCGCTGACCGCCTCCAGGAGCTGCCGGTGCCGCCGGTCGCCATCCTCCGGGCCCTGCTAAGCGGCGCACGCGGTCGCGAAGGCCGGGACCGCGCGGCctgggcccggccccggccccgatCCCAaccccggtcccggtcccggcccccGCCACCGTGCCACCCCGGAGCCCGGCGCTGCCggtcccgccgccgccgctcacctcctcctcgccgccgctgcccgccgcctCCACGCCCAGCCACTCCTCCGCCATGGCACCGGAAGCGCGCCGACGGGCCGCCGAGCGGCGCCGCTTCCGCCCCGGCCCGACGCCGCCGCCCGCCAAGCTTCCGCCCGGCCCGTGACGTCACGGCTGCCGGGGCAACGGGGCCGTGCCGCGGCCGGAccggggcggggaggaggagggggcggggcctcaGCTGCTGAGCGACACCGCGCTCCGCCAATGGGCGCGCGAGGAGCGGCGCGGGCGGGCCAATGGCGGCCGAGCCCTCtcccccggcggcggcggcggcggcggcggcgcggggcgtGGCGGCCCCTCCCGCGGCGCTGGGGCAGGagcggcgcggcccggcccgcaCCGGCACGGGGGTGagcgcccccccgccccccccctcccccctttctccctcctcccggtgccgcccggcggggccggTGCTGGCCGCgccctgtccccccccctccccgttcCCCTTTCCCCGTTCCCCGTTCCCCGTTCCCCGTTCCCCGTTCCCCTCCCCGTTCCCGGCGGGTTGCCATGGCGaccccgggggggctgcggttGCCACggcgacccccccccccgctgagCCCCGTGctctcctccccgccccccccccccctccctcccgcagcgcccagcccagcccggcccaGGCGGGCCCCGAGGATGCCGGGGGcagcggagcggcggcggcggctgcggcggtTCCCGGCCGagcggcggcagcagccccAGTGACGGCCCCGCCATGTCGGTGCTGGTGGcgaggaagaagaagaagaaggtggTGCGGAGATGGGAGAAGCTGCCCGGCAGGAACACCTTCTGCTGCGACGGGCGCATCATGATGGCCCGGCAGAAGGGCATCTTCTACCTGACGCTCTTCCTCATCCTCGGCACCTGCGCCCTCTTCTTCGCCTTCGAGTGAGTCCCCGCGGCGCTTCTCCCTCGCCCTTCGGCAGGGGTTTGGGGCGAGGCCGGGCCCTCACGGGGCTCCGGGCCCCCCCGGGACGCCGGGCCCATGGTCACGGAGCGGTCCAGGGACCCGCGGCCCGAGCACCTCCCTGCGTGGAGCCACCCGGCTCGGGGAGGCGACGCTGCCGGGGAAGCAGTGCAGCCGAAGGCACGGAGCCTGctggcacggggaggggggtgAGTGCTGGTCCCGCCGAGCTGGCAGCCGCTGGGCAACGCGCTGCGGCGATGCTGGGCTGAAGCAGCCCCTTTTCTGCTCGAGGCCGGGCGCCCGGGGaggccctgcctgcccctttAGGTCAGGTCTGGTCCCGGGTCGGcagcctggggggctgcagccgaAATCCCAGGTGCTCCCAAAAGAGCAGGAGCTTCCCCATAACTCTCCCGGCTCCTTGAGTTGCTTGGAGAAGCGAGCTACCAAAAAACGGGAAATCGCAAGGCTTCGGCTAATAGTGCTGGTGTTGTGGGGAGAGGGCAGGCCAGCCCCTTTTTGCCCGGTCCGGAGATGGGTCAGCCTGAACGACAACGAGACTTCCCTCCCTCGGTCTCCGTCAGCATGTTTGTTTTGATCTTGGGGAGGCGAAGTCCTCAGTGGTGTTGGGTAACACAAAGGCTCTTTAAGCCAGGAAGGCAAAAGGAAGAACCTGCTGGCTGGTTAAGCCCTGGTTTTTCCTCCAGGTCTATAAAGCACTCAGCACGTGCGCTGGCCTCCGAGGCATCTGCCCCAAACCAGGGAAGTTGTCTCTGCTTCCTCTGGTCCAGCATCGCCCTCCTTGCTAGCGGATACTGCTGGCAGCCTCGCAAAGGGCTTTCTGGAATGCCCTGCGGAGGCCTGCCACGTCCCAGCAGAAGCAATGAGGTGCATAACGTCAGGTACAAGACTGGTTTTTCTGCTTAGTCGTTGTGTAGCTTCGCAGACGGGCGTCATGCAACCGTAACGCAAGGTGTTGGGGTTCCCCAGCTTGAAGAGCCAAAATTATCCCTGACTCAGCCTGAATTCACGGGTAAGAAATGacactgctgtttgtttgttttat contains these protein-coding regions:
- the UTP14A gene encoding U3 small nucleolar RNA-associated protein 14 homolog A isoform X1, with translation MAEEWLGVEAAGSGGEEEQGPEDGDRRHRQLLEAVSALSGRKRRRLAERSEASAQASEFNVSCKGAGEKLVLAELLQPIRAQSALSSVKKELSRAKQKKAVELPLSKEERERVVREAAYVKTSKDVGKWQPVVLQNRRAEQLVFPLKQELVAVAPLEQVVSAWKPRTPLEQEIFGLLHKTQQPITDPLLTPQEKASLQAMSLEEARRRRAELQKARVLQSYYEAKARREKKIKSKKYHRVLKKSKRRKALKEFELLQKSDPEAALAKLEELEQLRMEERMSLKHQNKGKWARSRAIMAKYDLEARKAMQEQLARNKELMQKVRVELPEEEPGDVPEEDLTSVTVPAGASRANPWMLGKPSDPAKEPEVREGLEDAAVPGAVESKEEMSEEEEEVSEEEALLQDFEQKRHARQRRAGSPEQHGTDETEAVSDPPGDSSVHPICDEEQVSAGIEPPPQAQEETLLSEQLDRVQTMEDVEALASKEPLEEQEKPAAAGAEERAHQQDKGRAGARPAKKPTAEKKMISLRSVLSGKPQEIQCPSLPVVMEEEEGGIDQRGVITEAFAGDDVVADFHREKSKAERDAKPQPVNLVLPGWGEWGGTGLKPSAKKIKRFLIKPPPAPPRKDQHLPHVIMSEQRNIHAAAHQVSELPFPFVRHQQFEQSIRTPVGSTWNTQRAFQKLTAPRVITRAGHIIQPLSAEDVTSAGSGAKPVLEIAPKQREQSSGRPHKRVQ
- the UTP14A gene encoding U3 small nucleolar RNA-associated protein 14 homolog A isoform X2, which gives rise to MAEEWLGVEAAGSGGEEEGPEDGDRRHRQLLEAVSALSGRKRRRLAERSEASAQASEFNVSCKGAGEKLVLAELLQPIRAQSALSSVKKELSRAKQKKAVELPLSKEERERVVREAAYVKTSKDVGKWQPVVLQNRRAEQLVFPLKQELVAVAPLEQVVSAWKPRTPLEQEIFGLLHKTQQPITDPLLTPQEKASLQAMSLEEARRRRAELQKARVLQSYYEAKARREKKIKSKKYHRVLKKSKRRKALKEFELLQKSDPEAALAKLEELEQLRMEERMSLKHQNKGKWARSRAIMAKYDLEARKAMQEQLARNKELMQKVRVELPEEEPGDVPEEDLTSVTVPAGASRANPWMLGKPSDPAKEPEVREGLEDAAVPGAVESKEEMSEEEEEVSEEEALLQDFEQKRHARQRRAGSPEQHGTDETEAVSDPPGDSSVHPICDEEQVSAGIEPPPQAQEETLLSEQLDRVQTMEDVEALASKEPLEEQEKPAAAGAEERAHQQDKGRAGARPAKKPTAEKKMISLRSVLSGKPQEIQCPSLPVVMEEEEGGIDQRGVITEAFAGDDVVADFHREKSKAERDAKPQPVNLVLPGWGEWGGTGLKPSAKKIKRFLIKPPPAPPRKDQHLPHVIMSEQRNIHAAAHQVSELPFPFVRHQQFEQSIRTPVGSTWNTQRAFQKLTAPRVITRAGHIIQPLSAEDVTSAGSGAKPVLEIAPKQREQSSGRPHKRVQ